TGGTCCGGCTGACACCAACCCAGGATCTGCTGTTGTTGGACCTGGCAAAAAACCGGCTGTCTGCCGTGATTGAAGGAATTCATGCGCTGGATCTGCAAACGGCCCCCGGTCCATTGCGACTGCACAGTACCGCGTGTACCGGCCTGACCTATTGCAAGTTTGCCCTGAGTGAAACCAAAGAGTTCACCGAGCAGTTACTCCAAAGGCTGGAACAACGTTTTCCAGAGTGGGAAAAGCCGCTAACCATTGCCGTTTCGGGGTGCCCACACGGCTGTTCCCACCCGTTTATAGCGGATATCGGGTTGGTGGGCTGCCTTATCAAAGACTCTTCAGGAGAATCCATTGGAGGATACGAAATTTATCTGGGGGGGCATCTTAATGGCACGGTGAGTCGATTTGCTGAAAAAAGCGGGGTCAAATTGCCAAGCTATGCCGTCGCTGAGTATCTCGAAGATTATTTAAGCCAATTGGTCCATCATCGCTCTGAATCAGAATAGAGATTTTCACCTGATAGAAAGATCTCAGAGCGGTTCTGAGATTTATGGACCAGTTTAATGCAACCTAATCACCGCCGAAGCTACGGGTGCGACTGAGATTTTTTCAAACCTTATTCAGCCCAAGCTCTTGTACGCTCTTATCCACCATGACCTCACTGATTCAGGCACAAGAAAGGGAACCCAACGCCGGGTTCCCTTTCTTTTCTTATATCAAAATTCTTGTCTGCTGAGACGTTACTCTTCCCCTTGCCCAGCTTCCTCCAGATTCTGCTGGACAACATCTTTGAGCCACGTGATTTCTTCTGGAACAAACTGTTTCTGATAATCCGTTCCCATGTTCATCGCCCAGTAGAGCTTTTCCGGAGTCATCTGAACAATGACAAAACCGGGAAGAACAACGTAATTGACCTTTTCGTTAGCCCAATCAGACAACCGCTCCTCATTTTCAAACAACATCAGGTAGTGATTACCTTCCGATTCAAGAATCACCGGCTCAATGCTGTCATCTTTTTGAATATCCTTTTTGCCGACATTGTCCTCCTCGTCGGCATAGACCGGAATATAAAATTTGGTATTAAGCACGAGGTCGTAAAAGGCACCTTGTTTTTGTTCGTCTTCAATAAAGTCGGCAAGGGCCTGGTCCAGTTCGGTCATCAATCGATCCTTTCGTTGTCTTATTGAGACTCTTGTGTCTCTTCAGGGGCGAAACACAGTGCATAGTCACTGCATTCACCGCAATTAGGTGACTTGCACAGCATAGCACCGTTCTGGTCACACAGGGTTTTGAATAAAAAGCGCTTCCAACGCATTCCTTTGTTGTTGGCTGCCGCCAGTGACGGCAAAATTCGACGAATGGATGCGGTCAGTTCCGGACGTTTAAACAGGCCCATGGCCACCCATAAATGCCCGGGATGGGCGGCTCGGGCCGTGATCATTGACGCCAGCCAATGCGCCATGGCCAATTGTAGTTCACTGCCCTGCTCGGGAAGATGCTTAGACACAATAGCACGAATTTCCTCATTTGGCTGTGGCTGAGAAGGTGGATCGGGCAGACAATGAGATAGCAAGTGCGCATCGACGGCAGGAAAACACGTGTGCAAGAGAGCGGAGAATTCCTGCTGCGACAGGCCGAGAGCTGCAGCCGTGGGCCATGGTTCTTCTGCCGCCAGGGTCAGCAGGCAGGCAAACAGATGGCGATCTTCGTCAGCAATCCCGGCTGGTGCGGCACTGTTCATCAATGCCTGATAACACGGATTTTCTGCCGTCACTTTCGGTCCTTGGTCTTCATCAACCGGACTGAAGCTTTCCTGCACCTTGCCAGCGCCCATGGCACTGCGCACGGCACCATGCAAAGCCTGAATCGCGATGTCGGCACAATAATCCCGCTCTGCGGGCAATCCTTCCAGATGTTCATCGACATGCTGCGGCGTCAAGAGAAGAATATCGGAAATGGATTTTCCCTCGGCGAGGTCTGCTGCGGCCGCACAGGCGGCAATGGTAAAACCGCAACCAAACACCTGAAAACGGATCTGAGTGACAACCTCGTGTTCAACCATCACGGCAAAACGTGCCGCCGGACGCGTTCCAGCCTGATCATCTTTTAAACCGATTTCACCGACACCATCCGGATTGGCCAGTGTACCGGAATGGCTGAGATCCATGGCCCAATGTCTTATCGCATCACTGTACATAAGGTACACTTTCGACAAAAAAAAGCGGCTAAACAAACGAACTGGTTACAAAAGACGCAAGAGATATGCCAGTGTCTCAGAATATCAGAGATTTCCTTCTGAAACACCGCCATGCGGGCATTGTCACGTTTAATGCGTTGAAATCAGCTGTTAATCACGTTGCAAAATCAGCATTCTATTTTTGCAAATGGTTAAAAAATAGACAGTCCTTGAAAACGCGACATCAACTAAAGTCACATGACTGCTCCGTAAAGGAGCAATCCATCGCTGACATAACAGTTTAAAATCAACACTGACCAGAAATCAGTAGGGTTCTAAAATGGTTACGGAGTAAGATGCACGCATGATCTCTTGGTACGGATATAGTCTAGCGGCACTGCTGCTTCTCGGAACACAGCGCTTCCTCTATAAAGTCGCTGCCCATCATGGTCTGCCATCGACAATCGTCACAACGGTGTTCATGGCAACAGTGTCTCTACTCAGCTCCGGGCTCTATCTCAGCCAAACGCCTTCACTGCCCGATTTATCGCCTCTGATTGTGCTGTCTTTGGCCAACAGCCTGTCTTTTACCTTGTCAACCATGGCCAACATAGAAGCCCTCCGTTATCTGAGCGCAGGCATCATCTTCCCACTGACCCGCCTCAGCCTCGCCTGCGTCGTCGCTGTTTCGATTATCTTCTTCGATGAATCGTTAAGTGGACCTCAATGGCTCGGCATGGCGCTGGCCTTTACCGTGGTCTTGCTGTTAAGCCGGGAAGCTCGCGTTGATGCGGCCACCCCCCAGGCGTTGCGGCGTGGACTGCTACTTGTTGGGGTATGCATTTTATGCGGCACCGTTGCCTCGGTGTCCAGTAAACTGGCTGCCGTCTCAACGGATAAAGCCGCATTCATGGCATTATCCTATGTCGTCGGCACCGTGTTCAGTGCTTCAACCAGCGTACTGAAAAAAGATCATCACTCAGCAACTGCCTACCGCCCTGCCATTGCCCTGGGCATGGTCATGGGTATTTTGAATTTTCTCGGCTTTTACGCCTTTCTCACGGCGCTGGAGACAGGCCCTCTTTCTGCAATTATCCTCATCACGGGATTACACTTCATCATTGCCATGAGTCTTTCGGTCCTGATTTATCGTGAAGCCGTCACCTGGCGAAGGAGCCTTGCCTTGGTGTTCACCGTAATCACGGTTCTACTGCTCAGAAGCTGATCGAACGATACCAGTTCGTTTATCACTCCCCTCTCACCATTGGCATCTCAAGCCTAAAATCACAACCAAGGGGCGTTCTCAAGAAGAAGCAATTCTTTTAGTTTTTGTCACCTTCCCTCATTTCCCACCAACAAAACGCAACATCATTGCCATGAAACAACAGACAAACAGAGATCGAATAACGGTCTAACGAATCGCACTGACATTAGGGAAATATTTTTTTATCTCACCAAGGAGGAAAACAATGCATGACATGTTGAAGCGATGGTCTGTTCTGGCCATGTTCGGTGCAGCCCTGACCCTGACAGTCGCAGGCTGCAGCGATGATGACGATGATAAGGTCTCCAATGAGCCGGCATCGATGACTCTGATCGGTCGTTATGCGGAAAACCAGGCTCTCGATGAAGGGCGTGCCGAGATTGTCAGCTATCATGTTGCCAGCCAGTCGATCATGGTGATCAATGCGGATGACAATACGGTTGATATCCTCAATGCCTCGACCTTGAGCAGCACCGTCCTGGCCAATCCGCTGACCAGTTCGAACCTCAGCCTGGCTCAGCAGATTGATGTCGCTTCTGATGTCACAGCGATTACCGCCGGTGGCATCAACAGTGTTGCTGTCCATGACAATCTGATGGCTGTCGCGGTTGAAAATGACGACAAACAGGCGAATGGGGTCATCGCTTTCTACAGCCTCGACACTACCGGTGCAGCGACCTTTGTCAAAACCGTCACGGCCGGTGCCCTGCCGGACAATGTCATGTTTTCACCCAATGGTGCTTATCTGTTGAGCGCCAATGAAGGAGAGCCTTCCGGCAGCTATGCCAATGATCCTCAGGGCACAGTGACCCTGGTTGCCATCACAAACGGAGTTCCGGCCGACAGCGGGACTCAGATCACGTTCAGCGAAGCGGACTGTGATGCCAACGTTCGTCTGAGCGGTCCGGCCGGCACCACGGCAGCTCAAGATCTTGAGCCTGAATACATCACGGTTTCCGAGGATAACAGCACAGCGTACGTTTCTCTGCAGGAAAACAATGCCATCGCTGTCATTGACTTGGCGAGCGCAAGCGTTAAGCAGGTCTATGGTCTGGCCGTTAAAGACCATTCTCTTGAAGGAAATGGCCTCGACGCCAGCAATAAGGACGACATGATCAATATCCAACCCCGCCAGCATGTTTACGGCATGCCGATGCCGGATACGGTAGCGACCTTCTCTCATGACGGTGTCAACTACCTGGTGACCGCCAATGAAGGGGATTCACGGGAATATTTCTATGACAGCGATGATGAGGTGGTCTGTATCGCTCTGGGTGGACTGTTGTACGATGAAGACGATGGTTGTCTGTCATGGACCGATGAAGCGCGTGTTGAAGATATTACCCTCGATTCCACGGTTTTCAGTGACGCCTCCATTCAGGATGAAGAGCAACTGGGTCGCCTGAAAATCGTCACCACCGAGGGAGATATTGACAACGATGGCGATTACGACGAACTGTATGCGTTCGGCACCCGCTCTTTCTCCATCTGGAATGCCGACACCGGTGCGTTGATTTATGATTCCGGCGATGACTTTGAACAGATCACCGCCGAACAGCTTGGTTATGACGGCTTCAACAATGACAATACCGAAAACAAGGGGGACAGCCGTTCCGACGACAAAGGTCCTGAACCTGAAGCTCTGGCTCTCGGCGTCGCCAACGGTCACCGTTATGCCTTTATCGGTCTGGAGCGCACCGGCGGCATCATGATGTACAACATCGATGATCCGACTGCGCCTGAATTTGTCGAATACGTCCTCAACCGGGACCTGAATGTTGATATCGAAGAAAATCTGCAGGCCGCGGGTGATCTTGCTCCGGAAGGGATGAAATTCGTTGATGCGCAAGACAGCCCGACCGGCAATGCTCTGCTGATTGTCGGCAACGAAGTTTCCGGTAGCACCACGGTGTATGAAGTGAAATAAAGTGATCCCCCGTTACCGCGCAATCGAAAGTGCGGTAACGGGGGGGGGGCAATCATCTTGACCAGCGGCTAACCCCCATCAATCATCCTTGTGGTGCCGCGGTGTATCATCTTTGAGGCGTTCCTCAATTTCAATCATGGCATCAAGATGGTCAAAAAACAGATCGAGAAGCAGCGGATCAAACTCGGTTCCACGTCGTTCCATCATATATTTCTGCACCTCGGTGTAACTCCAGGCCTGTTTATAGACCCGTTTTTGCAACAAGGCATCGAACACATCCGCGATGATCACAATGCGCCCGCGCAGGTCAATCTCTTCCCCTTTGAGACCTTGCGGATAACCACTGCCATCCCAATGTTCATGGTGCTGATGGGCAATCACCGCGGCGCTACGCAGCAACTTGCGGGTGGAGTGGCGCAGAATATCGTAGCCGTACACCGTATGGGTTTTGATGATCTCGAATTCCTGCGGTGTCAAGCGGGCCGGCTTGTGTAAAATAGCATCGGGAATGGCGACTTTGCCGACATCGTGCATGGCCGCCGCCCAGCGGATCTCCTGACACATCTGCGGACCACAGCCGGATAGCTTGGCCAGCAGAGCACTGATCTCCGCAACCCGGTTGATATGTTGACCGGTTTCGACGCTTTTAAACTCACACACCGCGCTCATCATCAGGATAATTTCACGCTGGGTCTCTTCGATATCACGATCATGATAACATTTGAGCTCCAGATGCGTTTTGACCCGGGCGCAGAGTTCGTGGGCATTGAACGGTTTGGTGACATAATCAACACCACCAAGTTCAAAGCCCTGAATCAAACTGTCTTTGTCGGTTTTAGCCGTCAGGAAGACGACCGGAATGTGACTGTTCGCCGGATCCGCTTTAAGGCGGCGACACACGTCAAAGCCATCCATGGGCTGCATGAGGATATCGAGCAGAATCAGGTCAAAATCATGCTCTTTGACGCGTTCCAGCGCCTGCTCTCCTGTTGTGGCAAAAATCATCTGGTAATCGCCGACCTCTTTGAGCATCCGAATCCCCACCTGGATATTCGTCAGATCATCATCAACAACCAGGATGGCGGGTTTATCATTGATCATGGTTTATCACCTCCCCATTGCGCACAACCTCGACCAGGTGAGAAAAATCCCCGAGCAGACCGTACACCTCTTTTAAATCAACACCTTCAATTGCCTGACTCAGACGCGTGCAATACTCCGTCATGAGATCAAGTGGAGACTCTTTATTCAACAGCGCCAGTTGTTCGACAAAAGATTCAAACAACGACAGATCACCCTGTTCACGGATTTGAACCGCCTCGACAGCAAAACTCTCCAAGCGACTGACAACCTGTCGTTTTTGTTCAGCGGATTTGAAACGACAGCGGTCGCTACTGACCTCGTCGCGGCCAACCGTCACGGTCTGCGTCGGTAAAAAACGGGCCATTTCCCGTAGCAGATCGTTCCGCTCAATCGGTTTACGCAGATAACCGTCGAACCCCCTTTTTTCAAGCTGAGCCAATTCCGTCTCCAAAACCGAAGCGGTCAGGGCGATAATCGGAATCTGCCGCAAGGCCTCGTTGCGTTTCATCTGTTCGGCGGTTTCCTCACCACCGAGGACAGGCATACGCAAATCCATCAACACCAGATCAACCGCTTCGCGGGCCAACAGGTCGAGAGCCTGCTGCCCATTCTCAGCCTCAATAACACGGATGGGCATCTCGCTGAATACCGCCTGGATCAACTGTCGGTTATCGGCCACATCATCGACAATCATTATACATCCCGGTTCGAAGACAATCGTTGTCTCATCGTTATCGCGCGAACGCGGAACCGTGGTGCCAACATCAACGGTGTGCAAAACAACACTGAAGGTTGAGCCCTGCCCCACGGTGCTGGAAACGTGGATCTCGCCATCCATCATGGTCACCAGTTTCTGACAGATGGCCAGTCCCAGACCACTTCCGCCGAAACGGCGTTCATCCTGGCCTTTCGACTGCTGGAACATTTGGAAGATACTCTCATGATCGTCAGGATTAATCCCCATACCGCTGTCCTCGACATCAATTTTCAGATCAAGTTTACTGCACTGCTGATCCCGAAAGATTTTGCTGACCCGCAATGTGACATGCCCCTGTTCGGTAAATTTGATGGCATTGCCGATCAAGTTGAGCAGAATCTGTCGCAGACGCACCGCATCCAACAACAGTGAGGAGGGCAGTTTTTCATCGACATCAATGACAAATCGAAGATTCTTCTGACGAATTTGTTCGTGGAACAGTTGCTCCATATCCTGAAACAGCTGGTGTGGGTTGACACTTTCACGATGAAGCACCATCTGCCCCGCCTCAATTTTCGACAGATCAAGAATATCGTTGATAATTCCCAGCAACGCTTTGCCACCAATTTTGATGGAACGCAGATAGCCCTTTTGTATGGGATCTTTAATCAAGGTGTCGAGAATGTCCGTAAAACCAATCACGGAGTTCAGCGGAGTACGAATATCGTGACTCATATGCGCGAGAAAGACGCTTTTGGCCCGGGTCGCCTGTTCTGCGGTTTCTTTGGCGACAAGCAAAGCCGCTTCGGCCTGACGACGTCTGCCAATTTCAGCTTTAAGACGCCGGTTCCAGAACAGGGTCGCGGCAATAATCACCAGAAAGATGGCCGCACTTTGCCACAGCAGGCGATAATCGACCTCGGCTTCGTAATCAAAAGCGATCCAGCGGCGATAAATCTCCCGCCGTTCGTTCAGATCAATACTGAGCAGCGCCTTGTTGATGATGGCACGGAGTTCCGGCAGGTTCTTCTGAATGCCGAAATAAAGCGAATAGGAATATGGCGTGGCACCGGAAACTTTCAAATTGCTCAATCCGGCTTTTTCACTGTAGTAGTCAAAGGTGGGCAAATCGATGACAAACGCATCAATCTCACCACGTGACAATGCTTTCAAGCCACGTGCGGCGTTGGCAAAGCGCTTTAAAGAGATATCGGGGACATCTTTAAGGATTTTCCCAGCGACGACGTTACCGTCGACACAGCCGGCCGTGTGGTGCGCCAATTCCGAAATACGGCGATACTGCCGCGCGGAACGCCGCACGACAATGACATGATCAACGCGCACATGCTCGCTGGAAAAATCCATGGTCTCAAATCGACCAGTGGCATAGCCGGTGGCGTCAATCATATCGATCTGCTGAGTTGAAAACGCGTCTATCGCCTCAGAAAGATCTCTTTGCCGTCTCGCTTCAAAATGCAGGCCGGTACGTTGACTGATACGCTCAAGATAATCGGCAACGATTCCGGCATAATCCCCTTTCGCATTATAAAAAGAGGTCGGCGCCCGTTGCGGATCACCGCTGAACGTCACGACGGGATGGGTTTTGAGCCAGGCCGTTTCTTTTGCCGTCAGCTGGACGGTTTTTCGTTGAGGGTCATCGGCAGATAACCAGCGCTGCTCGATCTGCTGTCGTTGTGCCGAGGAGATGCTGTCCAACGCTGTCTGCAAAATCGCACAAAGTTGCGGTTGTTGCGCAGAAACCGCCATGGAGAGTTGTGTATTCACCAGATCGACAGCAAAAGCAGCACGAATCCCGACAAGATGATTTTTTTTCGCGACAAAATTTACAGCACTAAAGGTGTCGATATAAAAATCAGCCCGCTCACTCATCAGCGCATCCAAAGCCTCGGCAATGGTGTCCACTTCAAGGATGGTCACGGACGGATAATGACGACGAATCTGTTCCGTGGTCTCGCTGCCTTTCACCATGACAGCGATGTGATGGCGAATATCCTCCAGAGTCTCAATCTGTTGTTCATCATCCCGCACAAATAAATACTCGCGCGCCTGAATGTACGGTGTGGTAAAGATATAGGATGTGTCATGGGAGCTTTGCTGATAAATGGCCGGTAACAGATCGATTTGTCCTTCGTCCAGTCGCCTCTGTAGCCCGCTCCAGGTGTCTGTTATGGAATAATCAAATGTCAGACCGGTTTTTTCATGGATCAGATCAAGGTAATCCCGTGCCACTCCGCGGTAATGATCCTCTTCGCGAAAATCATAGGGCGGCCAGGCACTGCCTGTGCCCACCCGAATGACACCATGCGTGTCAATCCATTGTCGTTGTTGTGGTGTCAAGGCCACTGTCTCAGCAGATTGATTGGCAAAATAATCCACCCAGCGGCGGCGAATCTGGCGATGCGTTCTTTCATCAATTCGAGCCAGTGATTGTTGCAAGGCCTGATACAGTTCTGTGCGTTCTTTATTGACGGCAAAACAAAAACCATTGCCGAGAGCATCGACCTTGAATGCCACCTGCACATTGGTGAGGATATTTTTTTCCAGAAAATAGTTGCCCACGGCAAGATTGCCGACATAGGCATCGACCTTTCCGAGCGCGAGCAACTCAAGGGCTTCTTCATTGGAGCGCGTCAGAACCAGTTTGACCTGGGGATAATGACTGACAAAGTAATCATGCAAAAAATTGCCTTGCGGTAAAGAAATGGTCTTACCGGACAAATCCGTAAGACGGTGAATCCTCTCATCGCTTTTACGCACGAAGACAGCAGAATCAATATAGATATAGGGCTGGGTAAAATTCAGGTAGGCAGTCCGTTGCTCGGTGCGCGCAGCACAAGCCAGCATGTCAACCTCACCACGCTTGGCCATCTCCAGCACATCATTCCAGTCGCCGGGGACATAATCGATGACGAGTCCAAGGTCTTTAGCCACGATATTCAGGTAATCCGAAGCGATCCCTTGATGGCCCGTTTCGGATGAATAATAATCAAATGGCGGCCAGTTGGCATCGATACCGACGCGAACGGTTTGCATTTCGGGCATGGGATTTGGAGAGGCAAACGCTGAAAAAGCAACCAGGCTGCAAAGAACCAGCAAAAGGATCAGAACGTTGGGTCGCAGCATATCGCGTTCCTCCACCATCTGGAGCAGATGATTGAAAAAATGTCCTGGCGACAGTCCTTCTTTTGCTAGAAGCCGTCAGGAACTTTTCCGTTGTGGGAACATCACCAATCGTAACAACGTGTGTTTGATCAGTCATGATTAATCACAAATTTAATGCCATTTAAGACTTTACTTAAAAGTTCTGTGATCAACAAGCGCTTAGATTCTAAAAAAGAAACTCAGTCCATTAAAAAATAGATTTGTCAGCATAAAGTTTTGTCTATGAAAACTTTTTTCATCAAAATAAACGTGGAGAAACCGAGACGCTATCCGTAAGGAAAATACGTTATCATGCCTCGTTACTGCTCCTCTCACGGTTTATTTCTTAACAAAGGCCTGACAAAGCCTCGGGTAGTCATCTGCTATAGGTCTTTTTCAAAGACATCTACGACACATGAGAATACCTATCGCTAACATCATCCTAACAAATTCTTCAAACAATAAAGCCTGATACGTTAACGGGCTGCCACCCTCTTAAAAACTGAAAAAATGAAAACAGTTGCAACCAAAATCGTTTTATCTGCACCGCAACAGTCTTCCGATTGGCACTCGGATGAGAAACGACACACAGATCATCATTGCAAAACATGACCCTGAAGCGTATTGTGTCTTTGATTTCATCTAATAAAAATTATTACCTTTATTGAAATCATTCCTAATAATGGATCTGGGTTGCTCGAAACAATGGTCGCATGGAGACCGCGCTATGCTGAAAAGACACGTCATGAGAAATCTGTTGATTCTGATTCTGCTGACAGGATTCAGCCCCTGTCTGTCTCATGCCGTTCCGTTACAATCCGTCTCCATTCAGCTGAAATGGCATCACTCTTTTCAGTTTGCCGGGTATTATGCGGCACTGGAAAAAGGTTTTTATGCCGACGAGGGTCTTGATGTCCATCTTGTCGAGCGTGATATCTCGGCAAAAAAGCACTTTATTCAGTCTGTTGTTGACGGCGATTGTGACTACGGCACGGCCGACACGGGGCTGCTGCTCAGTCATGCCAAAGGAGCACCTGTCGTCTGGCTGAGTCAAATTTTTCAGCACTCGCCCTTGGTCCTGATCACTCTGAGCGACTCCAATATTTTCAGCCCTTACGAACTTGCCGGGAAGACCATTGCCTACGATCTCGAGAGTGCCGGCAATGCGCCGATCCAGATCCTGCTCAACCGCACGATCGGTTCAACCAATCACCCGTTCAATGCTGTTCCCATCACTTACGATCTCAAGCGGATTGTTCAAGGTGAAATTGATGCCACCAGTGGTTATTTGAGTGATCAACCCTATGCTTTGAAGCAACAGGGTTATGACGTCAATATTATTGACCCACGCAGTTATGGCATCGATTTTTACGGAGACAATCTGTTTACCAGTCATGATGAATTGCTCCATCATCCTGATCGGGTTGAAAAAATGGTTCGCGCAACCTTGAAAGGGTGGAATTATGCACTGGACCATCCTCAGGAAATCATTGACCTGATCCTTGACAAATACAACAGCCAGAACCATTCCCGCGAACATCTGCTCTATGAAGCCAAAGTCACGGATCGGATGATCATGAGAGATCTGATTCCCTTGGGCACCATCGACCCGCGTCGTATCGAATCGATTCTTTTCGCTTATGCCCAACTTGGTCTGGTGACCGATACGCATGTTCCTCGCCATCTCTTTTACGGCTTAGCCAAGTCAAAAATAGATCTGACGGCTGAAGAAAAGCACTGGTTGTTACACCACCCACACATCAGTTTTGTCATGGGCGAGGGCCTCGAACCGATTGTCATCAAAAAGTCGGATGGCTCTGTCGTTGGAATTATTCCCGACTTCCTTGATTATCTGGGAGAAATCATCGGGCAAAAACTTTATCTGGTCACTGAGCCGGATTTGCAGAGCACACACCAACGTGTTCAGCAAGACGATCAATTCGGTATTGCCGTCACCCTCGACAGTCCTGAACGACGACAAGCTTTTACCTTTACGCAACCTTATTATCAAACCCAGTTGATCGTTTTTACCCACAAGAAAAACGCTGAATCGATCACCCGACTGGAAGACCTTGAAGGCAAGACTGTTGCCGTCCCCTTGGGTCATCCTTCGCTGGAGCATTATCTCGACCCACTTAAAAACATCACTATTGTCCACACCCGCACGCCTGAGGAACAACTCAAACAACTTCAATATGGCGAGGTGGATGCCATTGTCGGCTATGCAAACTATCATTATCTGATTGAAAAAAATCTTTACACCAATCTGGTGCCGGCCTTCGCGACACAGACGCAATTCCCGATCTATATGGGGATCAAACCCCAATATGCACCACTGGTATCAATTATGAACAAGGC
This is a stretch of genomic DNA from uncultured Desulfuromonas sp.. It encodes these proteins:
- a CDS encoding nitrogen fixation protein NifQ, coding for MDLSHSGTLANPDGVGEIGLKDDQAGTRPAARFAVMVEHEVVTQIRFQVFGCGFTIAACAAAADLAEGKSISDILLLTPQHVDEHLEGLPAERDYCADIAIQALHGAVRSAMGAGKVQESFSPVDEDQGPKVTAENPCYQALMNSAAPAGIADEDRHLFACLLTLAAEEPWPTAAALGLSQQEFSALLHTCFPAVDAHLLSHCLPDPPSQPQPNEEIRAIVSKHLPEQGSELQLAMAHWLASMITARAAHPGHLWVAMGLFKRPELTASIRRILPSLAAANNKGMRWKRFLFKTLCDQNGAMLCKSPNCGECSDYALCFAPEETQESQ
- a CDS encoding DMT family transporter, which produces MISWYGYSLAALLLLGTQRFLYKVAAHHGLPSTIVTTVFMATVSLLSSGLYLSQTPSLPDLSPLIVLSLANSLSFTLSTMANIEALRYLSAGIIFPLTRLSLACVVAVSIIFFDESLSGPQWLGMALAFTVVLLLSREARVDAATPQALRRGLLLVGVCILCGTVASVSSKLAAVSTDKAAFMALSYVVGTVFSASTSVLKKDHHSATAYRPAIALGMVMGILNFLGFYAFLTALETGPLSAIILITGLHFIIAMSLSVLIYREAVTWRRSLALVFTVITVLLLRS
- a CDS encoding SseB family protein translates to MTELDQALADFIEDEQKQGAFYDLVLNTKFYIPVYADEEDNVGKKDIQKDDSIEPVILESEGNHYLMLFENEERLSDWANEKVNYVVLPGFVIVQMTPEKLYWAMNMGTDYQKQFVPEEITWLKDVVQQNLEEAGQGEE
- a CDS encoding choice-of-anchor I family protein, giving the protein MHDMLKRWSVLAMFGAALTLTVAGCSDDDDDKVSNEPASMTLIGRYAENQALDEGRAEIVSYHVASQSIMVINADDNTVDILNASTLSSTVLANPLTSSNLSLAQQIDVASDVTAITAGGINSVAVHDNLMAVAVENDDKQANGVIAFYSLDTTGAATFVKTVTAGALPDNVMFSPNGAYLLSANEGEPSGSYANDPQGTVTLVAITNGVPADSGTQITFSEADCDANVRLSGPAGTTAAQDLEPEYITVSEDNSTAYVSLQENNAIAVIDLASASVKQVYGLAVKDHSLEGNGLDASNKDDMINIQPRQHVYGMPMPDTVATFSHDGVNYLVTANEGDSREYFYDSDDEVVCIALGGLLYDEDDGCLSWTDEARVEDITLDSTVFSDASIQDEEQLGRLKIVTTEGDIDNDGDYDELYAFGTRSFSIWNADTGALIYDSGDDFEQITAEQLGYDGFNNDNTENKGDSRSDDKGPEPEALALGVANGHRYAFIGLERTGGIMMYNIDDPTAPEFVEYVLNRDLNVDIEENLQAAGDLAPEGMKFVDAQDSPTGNALLIVGNEVSGSTTVYEVK
- a CDS encoding HD domain-containing phosphohydrolase; this translates as MINDKPAILVVDDDLTNIQVGIRMLKEVGDYQMIFATTGEQALERVKEHDFDLILLDILMQPMDGFDVCRRLKADPANSHIPVVFLTAKTDKDSLIQGFELGGVDYVTKPFNAHELCARVKTHLELKCYHDRDIEETQREIILMMSAVCEFKSVETGQHINRVAEISALLAKLSGCGPQMCQEIRWAAAMHDVGKVAIPDAILHKPARLTPQEFEIIKTHTVYGYDILRHSTRKLLRSAAVIAHQHHEHWDGSGYPQGLKGEEIDLRGRIVIIADVFDALLQKRVYKQAWSYTEVQKYMMERRGTEFDPLLLDLFFDHLDAMIEIEERLKDDTPRHHKDD
- a CDS encoding transporter substrate-binding domain-containing protein; the encoded protein is MLRPNVLILLLVLCSLVAFSAFASPNPMPEMQTVRVGIDANWPPFDYYSSETGHQGIASDYLNIVAKDLGLVIDYVPGDWNDVLEMAKRGEVDMLACAARTEQRTAYLNFTQPYIYIDSAVFVRKSDERIHRLTDLSGKTISLPQGNFLHDYFVSHYPQVKLVLTRSNEEALELLALGKVDAYVGNLAVGNYFLEKNILTNVQVAFKVDALGNGFCFAVNKERTELYQALQQSLARIDERTHRQIRRRWVDYFANQSAETVALTPQQRQWIDTHGVIRVGTGSAWPPYDFREEDHYRGVARDYLDLIHEKTGLTFDYSITDTWSGLQRRLDEGQIDLLPAIYQQSSHDTSYIFTTPYIQAREYLFVRDDEQQIETLEDIRHHIAVMVKGSETTEQIRRHYPSVTILEVDTIAEALDALMSERADFYIDTFSAVNFVAKKNHLVGIRAAFAVDLVNTQLSMAVSAQQPQLCAILQTALDSISSAQRQQIEQRWLSADDPQRKTVQLTAKETAWLKTHPVVTFSGDPQRAPTSFYNAKGDYAGIVADYLERISQRTGLHFEARRQRDLSEAIDAFSTQQIDMIDATGYATGRFETMDFSSEHVRVDHVIVVRRSARQYRRISELAHHTAGCVDGNVVAGKILKDVPDISLKRFANAARGLKALSRGEIDAFVIDLPTFDYYSEKAGLSNLKVSGATPYSYSLYFGIQKNLPELRAIINKALLSIDLNERREIYRRWIAFDYEAEVDYRLLWQSAAIFLVIIAATLFWNRRLKAEIGRRRQAEAALLVAKETAEQATRAKSVFLAHMSHDIRTPLNSVIGFTDILDTLIKDPIQKGYLRSIKIGGKALLGIINDILDLSKIEAGQMVLHRESVNPHQLFQDMEQLFHEQIRQKNLRFVIDVDEKLPSSLLLDAVRLRQILLNLIGNAIKFTEQGHVTLRVSKIFRDQQCSKLDLKIDVEDSGMGINPDDHESIFQMFQQSKGQDERRFGGSGLGLAICQKLVTMMDGEIHVSSTVGQGSTFSVVLHTVDVGTTVPRSRDNDETTIVFEPGCIMIVDDVADNRQLIQAVFSEMPIRVIEAENGQQALDLLAREAVDLVLMDLRMPVLGGEETAEQMKRNEALRQIPIIALTASVLETELAQLEKRGFDGYLRKPIERNDLLREMARFLPTQTVTVGRDEVSSDRCRFKSAEQKRQVVSRLESFAVEAVQIREQGDLSLFESFVEQLALLNKESPLDLMTEYCTRLSQAIEGVDLKEVYGLLGDFSHLVEVVRNGEVINHDQ